ATGCCCCAGCGGATGAGGCTGTTCCAGTTGGAGTTGCGGTCGAAGTAGTGGTGCACGATCTTGGGGAAGCGCAGGACGACGTCCCCGAAGAAGGCGGTGTTCTCCACCACGTGGGAGTACGCTGTGGGGACAGCCACCAGCGCCATCAGCACACATGCCCTGTCCTGCTGGTGCCTACATCCCCGCTGGGAGATGGGGAAGCTGAGGGCAAGTGGGCAGGTTCCCCCATATGAACTGGTCAGAGAGACAGCAAGAGGGGCCTGAGAGAGACGTACCAGTCCAGGTCTGGTCGGGTACACAGGGGTCCCAGAAAGAATGTCAGCAATGCACCAGAGCACTAGAAAAGGGAGTGGGGCAAGGACTGGAGAGGACCTACCATCCTTTATCTTCTCATCCTGAGGGAAAGGCCCGTCGGGAGGTACATCAGCGGCGATGAGCACAGCCCGGGAGTCCTCCAGCACCTGCCAGAGCCCTTGATTACTgacccagccagccagcccttACCTGTACCCCAGAGGTGCTGCTCCAGCCACTTCGCTTGGAAGCCCCATGGAATCCTCCCTTCAGGTCCTAGAGCCCACCTGCCCACCCATCTCTTCCCTTTGAACCCACGGAGGCTCCCTGGCTCTCCCTGCTTTTCCTGCCCACCCTCCATGGCCCCACAGCACACTGAGCCCAGAGAGCATCCAGCACTGCGGCTCACTTTGAAGAGTCCCTTGAGCATGATGTCAATGATTTTGTACTGCTGGTTGACGTCATTGAGCTCAATCAGGTTCTTCAGTGCGTTCATCTGGTCCTTGCGCTTTACCTCAAACAGCTTCTTATCTGCACCACAGTCAAGGGCACTGCCAGCATGATCCCACCATGCTCCTGCTCGCCCCCTCCACTGAGCACCCAGCACCATCCCAGCCCCCCCAGGTTCTCCACGGGGTGcctgagggctggggggcagtaCCTAAGCCAGGATGAAACAATGGTTTCCAGTGAGCCCCTTTGCCCAGACACCCCAGCGGGGCACTTAACGCTGGGCACTCATTGGGGAGCTTCCTActtgccagctcctgctctggatgaTGGGCTGGGGGAGGACCACAAACTCCCACCTTCCCCATACATGTCTCCATAAGCACGCACATTTAATATCTTTTCGTACTTTGCCTGTTCTCCAAGGGATGTTGCTGTGTGCTAAGAAAAGCCTGCATTATCCCACCTCCTAATAGGCAATAACGCTCACGGCACAGAGGAGACCAAGTGTCACAAACCCAGGAGCCCTGTTCCGTCATCCCAGCCAGTGACCCCAAAGCACTGAGACCCGCAGGcatgctctgccagctgcctggctgcactGCTCCCAAGCACGGACTGGGAAATGTGCCCAGCATGctggagcagaaaggaaaagtgcTGCGCTCGGGGGAACACCAGGCACCACCAAAAAACTCATCTCTGCTTCTGCCCTGAGCCAGGCGCTTGGTTAGTAAACTCAGGAGCTCAGCTAAAGCTCTTCCACAGAAAGGCAAAGAGGCAACTGCCCAGCAGTTCTGGGTCCTCTCTCT
The Falco peregrinus isolate bFalPer1 chromosome 6, bFalPer1.pri, whole genome shotgun sequence genome window above contains:
- the CCDC134 gene encoding coiled-coil domain-containing protein 134 isoform X3; protein product: MDFLFICPFVLPLLLSRGSFADLEKQRVDSGLEIYKKLFEVKRKDQMNALKNLIELNDVNQQYKIIDIMLKGLFKVLEDSRAVLIAADVPPDGPFPQDEKIKDAYSHVVENTAFFGDVVLRFPKIVHHYFDRNSNWNSLIRWGIGFCNLTGVFEQGPHSQVLGLVRLLVPPCRVPSLLLGLWDGSGAGNQ